The following coding sequences lie in one Candidatus Dependentiae bacterium genomic window:
- a CDS encoding HIT domain-containing protein: protein MFKRCVHVFVIGFIFIGLVAAVAPTEKPSSSFEQMAHANCAFCQIITRQSPAVIIDETDDLIVIEKRPIRKPVDCLIIPKKHIVNIKTLDASNLYDQTVLSKMALKAQELSKRLNGQGDFTITMNNGPQSAQTVFHMHMHFRSPNNWK from the coding sequence ATGTTCAAAAGGTGCGTACATGTATTTGTTATCGGTTTTATTTTTATTGGACTTGTTGCAGCAGTAGCACCCACTGAAAAGCCCTCATCTTCTTTCGAGCAAATGGCTCATGCAAACTGCGCCTTCTGCCAAATCATCACCCGTCAAAGCCCTGCAGTCATTATCGATGAAACAGATGATCTGATTGTTATTGAAAAAAGACCAATCAGAAAGCCGGTTGATTGCTTGATTATTCCTAAAAAACATATCGTTAATATCAAGACACTCGATGCTTCAAACCTGTATGATCAAACAGTTCTTTCAAAAATGGCATTAAAAGCTCAAGAGCTTTCAAAACGGCTCAATGGTCAGGGAGATTTTACCATTACCATGAATAATGGACCACAGAGCGCTCAAACTGTTTTTCATATGCATATGCATTTTAGGTCTCCTAATAACTGGAAATAG
- the bamD gene encoding outer membrane protein assembly factor BamD: MKKNLNLSYGTQTLFALCLISLLSSCAKQTKSKEEMNFDELKEKTFVCIERKNHEAAIELLEQIIGQHSDRQDIGKYKMLLAETYFKEGRHAPAHEMYEHFNQFYPSDKFAEYAKYKSILSKFYQTLRSDCDQTPTEEALKLCRDYTDTASYQKYRRDVEDIKKTCVQKLIDKEVYVYDFYLHQKQYDAARKRIDYLKATYLPNHPSVEPRLLYLECKLAKRQKQNDIVVQNLETLASKYPDSQFTSMGQALVAKNTFNF; the protein is encoded by the coding sequence ATGAAGAAAAACTTGAACCTAAGTTATGGTACTCAGACACTCTTTGCGCTTTGCTTGATAAGCCTTCTCTCATCATGTGCCAAGCAAACAAAAAGCAAAGAAGAGATGAACTTTGATGAACTCAAAGAAAAAACGTTTGTCTGTATCGAAAGAAAAAACCACGAAGCTGCCATAGAACTGCTTGAGCAAATTATTGGACAACATTCCGACCGACAAGATATCGGAAAGTACAAAATGCTCCTTGCGGAAACCTATTTTAAAGAAGGTAGGCATGCTCCTGCACATGAAATGTACGAGCACTTCAATCAGTTTTATCCTTCTGATAAATTTGCCGAGTATGCAAAATACAAATCAATTCTCTCTAAATTTTATCAAACACTCCGCTCCGACTGTGATCAAACTCCAACCGAAGAGGCACTCAAACTCTGCCGTGATTACACCGACACCGCTTCCTATCAGAAATATCGTCGCGATGTTGAAGATATAAAAAAGACATGCGTCCAAAAGCTCATCGACAAAGAGGTTTATGTCTATGACTTCTACCTCCACCAAAAGCAATACGATGCAGCACGTAAACGAATCGATTACCTCAAAGCAACTTATTTGCCTAATCACCCAAGTGTTGAACCGCGCCTTTTGTATCTAGAATGCAAACTTGCAAAACGTCAAAAACAAAATGATATCGTGGTACAAAATCTTGAAACCTTGGCAAGCAAATATCCCGATTCACAATTCACTTCAATGGGCCAGGCACTTGTTGCAAAGAATACTTTTAACTTTTAA
- a CDS encoding YraN family protein has protein sequence MTTPRNHTQTLGQQGEQAVTQWLLARHFTILAQNYRTKAGEVDVIARKGELIVFVEVKTRSTAYFATSTVVTYGKQKKIGRAAQHFVLKNRFFDHVLRFDVATLVRQTNGSFSIEYIENAFVPQ, from the coding sequence ATGACTACACCAAGAAACCACACACAAACACTCGGACAACAGGGCGAGCAAGCGGTCACACAATGGCTACTTGCTCGCCACTTTACTATCTTGGCTCAAAACTATCGTACCAAAGCTGGTGAAGTTGATGTAATTGCACGCAAAGGTGAATTGATTGTTTTTGTTGAAGTCAAAACAAGATCTACCGCTTATTTTGCAACGTCGACCGTTGTTACCTACGGCAAACAAAAGAAAATCGGACGTGCTGCTCAGCACTTTGTCCTCAAAAATCGCTTCTTTGATCATGTCTTGAGATTTGATGTAGCAACCCTTGTCCGCCAAACCAATGGCTCGTTTTCTATTGAATACATTGAAAACGCCTTTGTTCCTCAGTAA
- a CDS encoding DUF4258 domain-containing protein encodes MNAQRFFVGILFVSLLSVINMPLQGMNNNNNNNNSALPDVNNYYDPDEVVLPYNSNFDPEPRTFINLTPIRQNSGGSDLPSPSQTGQQPGVTQNNSQPPTQSTPWEEVPGTERSPRGLSGAERVRELQRSNPSNQHAVFNANRSAQGSRISQRHEFQRLQNERQNLRNLSIGQKKEMLDFIINCERQGIPQNEIRQRARDFIADHTPLATQAPTQAPTQAPTPTPTPTPTPTPTPTPTPTPTPTPTPTPTPNPNPNPGYTGGCGGSIPKPTPLAPPLIDPMTAFYSSQQYRDAQIRDLMNDGPNPVMAMAFDITIDAVKASCKGVKAAWNFGASFFASAPTTPVQQQQQQDRSGEIPVQFPPIPQPRANQPYVHPNPRVRAYDFEQPNFQRAPTVDPQPVQQPQSQPEPIPQPTTVQMEFVTPQETQNQPEPQSTSKKTTEKRKATDEPLNQAPNKQRRLSKERGSQSSNSSSRMDVEISDSDRNNENLNFDTQIEQAREKNFNDLYNDFNHQGQAAQEAQNQELLERNIQRLHALRETIENPELTLEFSTNFDQIVLGNCDYVEFFEQSHGTPLEQQLHMELCATVRDSAYQLSENRNNPQVAALAPVVQQYAAIAANTENKQAAFHLSDLSQSLNQLSQEFINMCDANPVTRAGKAAATGAINSVANNLTYALDHPVDAAVTAAIAAACGAPGVIAWQTYKIYENWDQISAASQQFVTDIQNDMHHDSAWLDKNIQGFTQLACDIFLAPRVGTKIMNSSRISPLTNGFRQQAAMAQNCVNATAKKACENLKTIFKQAGDAIKSGNPQPAFAGINNNNNGINNNNLNNNNTSFKTAPTQPRRSERLAKKAEEASKHSKDVHPSTPVGRRGTRPEARVQKGLREPTIAHGRQYSTHAVERMQERGYTPSVIEEAIKNGVQSCDPDIRNLRYYDAINNVGVVTDKASGLVVTIRDGAF; translated from the coding sequence ATGAACGCACAGCGTTTTTTTGTAGGTATTCTTTTTGTTTCCTTGCTTTCTGTTATTAATATGCCGCTTCAAGGCATGAATAATAATAACAATAATAATAATTCGGCTTTACCCGATGTTAACAATTATTATGACCCGGATGAGGTCGTTCTTCCTTATAATTCTAACTTCGATCCGGAGCCTCGAACATTTATAAATCTAACTCCTATACGCCAAAATTCAGGCGGATCGGACTTACCATCACCATCACAAACTGGGCAACAGCCAGGAGTTACTCAAAATAATTCTCAACCTCCAACGCAATCAACTCCATGGGAAGAAGTACCTGGAACAGAACGAAGCCCAAGAGGATTAAGCGGTGCGGAGCGAGTGCGTGAACTTCAAAGATCTAATCCATCAAATCAACATGCTGTTTTTAATGCCAATAGAAGTGCACAAGGAAGTAGAATCAGTCAAAGACACGAATTTCAAAGACTTCAAAATGAGCGACAAAACCTCAGAAATCTGTCTATTGGTCAGAAAAAAGAAATGCTTGATTTTATAATTAATTGCGAACGGCAGGGAATTCCCCAGAATGAAATTCGTCAACGCGCAAGAGATTTTATTGCAGATCATACTCCTCTAGCAACTCAAGCACCAACTCAAGCACCAACTCAGGCTCCAACTCCAACACCTACTCCAACTCCAACACCTACTCCAACTCCAACACCTACTCCAACTCCAACACCTACTCCAACTCCAACACCTACTCCAAATCCAAATCCAAATCCAGGTTATACAGGAGGGTGCGGTGGTTCAATACCTAAGCCAACGCCTCTGGCACCTCCTTTAATAGATCCAATGACAGCTTTTTATTCTTCACAACAATATCGTGACGCTCAGATACGAGACCTTATGAATGATGGCCCCAATCCTGTAATGGCTATGGCCTTTGATATAACGATAGACGCTGTAAAAGCTTCGTGTAAGGGAGTAAAAGCTGCATGGAATTTTGGAGCGAGTTTCTTTGCCTCAGCTCCAACGACACCAGTCCAACAACAGCAACAACAAGATCGATCGGGAGAAATACCGGTCCAATTCCCACCAATTCCCCAGCCAAGAGCAAATCAACCCTACGTGCACCCAAATCCTCGCGTACGCGCCTACGATTTCGAACAACCTAACTTCCAACGAGCACCAACTGTAGATCCGCAACCAGTCCAACAACCTCAATCCCAACCAGAACCTATTCCTCAACCAACGACTGTGCAGATGGAATTTGTTACTCCTCAAGAAACTCAAAATCAACCAGAACCACAATCAACAAGCAAAAAAACTACTGAAAAGCGCAAAGCCACAGATGAACCTTTAAACCAAGCTCCAAATAAACAAAGGCGTTTATCTAAAGAGAGAGGTTCCCAATCTAGTAACTCTAGCTCCAGGATGGATGTTGAAATATCAGATTCTGATCGTAACAACGAAAATCTCAATTTTGATACTCAAATTGAACAAGCACGAGAAAAAAATTTTAATGACCTTTATAACGATTTTAATCACCAAGGACAAGCTGCTCAGGAAGCTCAAAACCAAGAACTTTTAGAACGTAACATACAGCGATTACATGCTTTACGCGAAACAATTGAGAATCCTGAATTGACTTTAGAATTTTCGACAAACTTTGATCAAATTGTTCTGGGTAATTGCGATTATGTAGAATTTTTCGAGCAGTCTCACGGTACTCCGCTTGAACAACAGCTCCATATGGAACTGTGCGCAACAGTAAGAGATTCTGCGTATCAACTTTCTGAAAATAGAAATAATCCTCAAGTTGCAGCGCTAGCTCCTGTTGTGCAACAATATGCAGCAATTGCAGCAAATACTGAAAATAAACAAGCGGCCTTTCATCTTTCAGACCTAAGCCAGAGTCTCAATCAGCTTTCACAAGAATTTATCAACATGTGCGATGCAAATCCAGTCACTCGTGCTGGTAAAGCTGCAGCTACTGGTGCTATCAACTCTGTTGCCAACAATCTCACTTATGCTTTAGATCATCCTGTTGATGCTGCCGTTACTGCTGCCATTGCGGCTGCATGCGGTGCTCCGGGCGTTATTGCATGGCAAACTTATAAAATTTATGAAAATTGGGATCAAATTTCTGCTGCCAGCCAACAATTTGTAACTGATATTCAAAACGATATGCATCACGACTCTGCATGGCTGGATAAAAACATTCAAGGCTTTACTCAACTCGCTTGCGATATTTTTCTCGCGCCGCGCGTTGGTACAAAAATTATGAATAGCAGCAGAATTAGTCCATTAACCAACGGGTTTAGACAACAGGCAGCAATGGCTCAAAATTGTGTCAATGCTACGGCAAAGAAAGCATGTGAGAATTTAAAGACCATTTTTAAACAAGCTGGCGATGCGATTAAGTCTGGCAATCCACAACCTGCTTTTGCAGGCATTAATAACAACAATAATGGTATCAACAATAACAATCTCAATAACAATAATACATCATTTAAAACTGCGCCAACTCAACCGCGACGTTCGGAACGTTTGGCTAAGAAGGCTGAAGAGGCTTCGAAACATTCTAAAGATGTTCATCCATCAACTCCAGTTGGTCGTAGAGGGACAAGACCAGAAGCACGAGTCCAAAAAGGATTACGTGAACCAACAATCGCACATGGCAGGCAGTATTCAACTCATGCGGTAGAAAGAATGCAAGAGCGAGGTTATACTCCTTCTGTGATTGAAGAGGCCATAAAAAATGGTGTACAATCATGTGATCCTGATATTAGAAACTTAAGATACTACGACGCAATAAACAATGTTGGTGTAGTAACAGATAAAGCCTCAGGACTTGTTGTAACTATAAGAGATGGAGCTTTTTGA